From a single Apium graveolens cultivar Ventura chromosome 2, ASM990537v1, whole genome shotgun sequence genomic region:
- the LOC141698132 gene encoding uncharacterized protein LOC141698132 — MNDPKFEVGMVLNSASTFRSVVRNQSIKHFSSASTFRSAVRNQSIKHRRAVKQLRNFGHRVQFICEDPKCKWKIYAPPKPKSASLQIKTYQRTHSCYESFKQKNMTSSWIAKHYENDIKMNPTWPTPAFQKKIVNDWRCEISIHTVGRAKRMALAEIKGNHIKQYGLIWDYINEVKKAIGNMYKEHKGIGLRTLLWMASRATTDYMFNKHMEELKKLSKKCYAWLMERPRSQWSRSAFLITCLSDMFVKNHCEVFNNSIGEYRDLPIINLLQGIHKAVMKRIQTRRDKMLQSYALNPICPNAMRKVSKAIGFSGSCMVQWSGASKYVCTMTDGGHEIVVDLDSTSCACGKYDLTGLTCYHACACIKWKNLEMVDYIHKTYYKDMFLSTYTYTVLPINSEQYWEKTPFPAPLPPEIKVQPGRPKKKRNKRNDVPVTVKGNVCKLKRTNTTGRCSYCNEEKRNARSCPAKKQNKPHVGAQGSSKKKKPDRVKNTPMGIHPHKFTVNGKQTTSAKQIEAAKNARKAEKLPIWKL, encoded by the exons ATGAATGATCCCAAATTTGAGGTTGGAATGGTTTTAAACAGTGCTAGTACATTTAGAAGTGTTGTTAGAAATCAGTCCATTAAACATTTTAGCAGTGCTAGTACATTTAGAAGTGCTGTTAGAAATCAGTCCATTAAACATAGGAGGGCAGTGAAGCAACTTAGGAACTTTGGACATAGGGTTCAATTTATATGTGAAGATCCCAAGTGCAAGTGGAAGATTTATGCCCCCCCTAAGCCCAAATCTGCTAGTTTGCAAATCAAAACCTACCAAAGGACTCACAGTTGTTACGAGAGCTTTAAGCAGAAGAATATGACATCATCTTGGATTGCAAAACATTATGAAAATGACATAAAAATGAATCCAACCTGGCCAACACCTGCTTTTCAGAAGAAAATTGTAAATGATTGGAGATGTGAGATCAGCATCCATACAGTGGGAAGGGCAAAAAGAATGGCACTTGCCGAGATCAAGGGTAACCATATTAAACAGTATGGTTTAATATGGGACTACATAAATGAAGTGAAAAAAGCTATTGG AAATATGTACAAGGAACATAAAGGGATTGGCCTAAGAACTCTATTATGGATGGCTTCTAGAGCTACAACAGATTATATGTTTAACAAACATATGGAGGAACTAAAAAAG TTATCCAAGAAGTGTTATGCATGGCTGATGGAGAGGCCTAGGTCACAGTGGTCAAGGTCTGCATTTTTGATAACATGTTTATCAGATATGTTTGTCAAAAACCATTGTGAGGTATTCAATAATAGCATTGGGGAGTATAGGGACCTGCCAATCATTAACTTACTGCAAGGTATACATAAAGCTGTTATGAAAAGAATTCAGACAAGGAGGGACAAAATGCTGCAAAGTTATGCTCTTAATCCAATATGCCCAAATGCAATGAGAAAAGTTAGCAA GGCAATTGGTTTTAGTGGGAGCTGTATGGTTCAGTGGAGTGGAGCAAGTAAATATGTGTGCACAATGACTGATGGGGGGCATGAGATAGTGGTTGACTTGGACTCTACGTCTTGTGCATGTGGAAAATATGACCTAACTGGATTGacatgctatcatgcttgtgcatGCATAAAATGGAAAAATCTAGAAATGGTTGACTATATTCACAAGACCTATTATAAGGATATGTTCTTGAGCACATACACATACACAGTATTGCCAATAAATAGTGAACAATATTGGGAGAAGACCCCATTTCCTGCACCATTGCCTCCAGAAATTAAAGTGCAACCAGGAAGACCCAAAAAAAAGAGGAACAAGAGGAATGATGTGCCAGTGACTGTGAAAGGAAATGTTTGCAAACTTAAAAGGACAAATACAACAGGAAGGTGCAGTTATTGCAATGAAGAAAAACGCAATGCCAGATCATGTCCAGCAAAG AAACAAAATAAGCCACATGTTGGTGCTCAAGGATCCAGTAAGAAGAAAAAG CCTGATAGAGTTAAAAATACACCTATGGGAATTCATCCACACAAATTTACTGTCAATGGGAAGCAGACCACCAGTGCAAAACAAATTGAAGCTGCTAAGAATGCAAGAAAGGCAGAGAAGCTACCAATATGGAAATTATAA
- the LOC141698147 gene encoding uncharacterized protein LOC141698147: MSGVTTSPSSDKVALTKPGTKSLYSLTLRHYIILPVILLLSVSGMVRPQEFAFAIFTVIYMYFLSMVAFPVIPNSTYPPIFTSKQLKLMGVYIIVTGLIGLIIPFAYVAQGFFLRGKESIKPAVPHLFLLLCQIFMEGVGFSDKFSLPIRVYVPVVYNSVRIFSLMEWLRDEFAKENKGGDGGSYSSSAVRIYVGRSIAVTNMVLWCFNLFGFLLPVWLPKIFKLYYSAPAVLHKVKT, translated from the coding sequence ATGTCTGGTGTGACTACTAGTCCATCCAGTGACAAGGTAGCACTCACCAAACCTGGTACCAAAAGTTTATACTCTTTAACTCTCAGACACTACATTATTCTGCCTGTAATACTTCTCCTCTCTGTTTCTGGAATGGTAAGGCCCCAAGAATTTGCATTTGCAATCTTTACTGTCATCTACATGTATTTCCTTTCCATGGTTGCTTTCCCTGTCATTCCCAACTCTACCTATCCTCCCATTTTCACATCTAAGCAGCTTAAGCTTATGGGCGTCTACATCATCGTAACTGGCCTAATAGGCCTTATCATACCCTTTGCTTACGTAGCTCAAGGTTTCTTTCTACGCGGTAAAGAGAGCATCAAACCAGCTGTTCCCCATCTTTTTCTTTTGTTATGTCAAATATTTATGGAAGGAGTTGGATTTTCGGATAAATTTTCTCTGCCCATACGAGTATACGTGCCAGTGGTGTATAATTCAGTGAGAATTTTCAGCCTCATGGAGTGGCTGAGAGACGAGTTTGCTAAGGAAAACAAGGGTGGAGATGGTGGGAGTTACAGCAGTAGTGCAGTAAGGATATATGTTGGAAGAAGTATTGCTGTGACTAATATGGTGTTGTGGTGCTTTAATCTGTTTGGGTTTTTGTTGCCTGTGTGGCTTCCTAAGATTTTTAAGTTATACTACTCGGCGCCTGCAGTGTTGCACAAGGTTAAAACCTGA
- the LOC141708216 gene encoding uncharacterized protein LOC141708216 gives MILGLGNDVQDALVRQTIGIQPYLCFPRINDVPVQWVQLLNGFDQQDLYGWPLPTPLKVQMQKCDKCSREFCSPINYRRHIRVHRRSNVDKESHKNRDSLGAFWDKVSLDEAKKILSFEDVILEGVPGSSIIKALASFVRAPGFCALPQVYVKAGYVLLDVIEASPSRLPISSQEFFTVLDDASESTFLCGSAGSLQKFIFDGDAGKVGLEMKNLVACTSFLVEQNLVKAWIADKDAEALRCQKLLVEEEEAAQRRQAELLERKRLKKLRQKEQKTKGRSNKETNKLADAAVIVENVPDAEITCPPQSAGELHAIEDHNASVFEAVHVFNNEVKDIDVEDGYTSEVLDIGRAKNVELPRSEGNNPDVVKPEIVQKNEVKDFDVVKPDTVQKNELKDLDVEDGYTNELLDIFGAKNVELQGSEGNDPDVVKPDPMQKYFPPRDPQVDSSEIGTRKGTVENGRECVKAMLHVGEISQTDCTSCEVMIGSIPVIVGAGTMPGKCSTGSSEVDNNRKQNEFLRPPKLTLSSHSARAFLTQRWKEAISGDHETLVLSQEPEHQGQCDATNDDSEGRSILESEETRFGTMEAHDRRVSDKPSRKPKKGYLIKVQY, from the exons ATGATTTTGGGACTGGGGAATGATGTGCAGGATGCTTTAGTCAGACAGACGATTGGAATTCAGCCTTACCTTTGTTTTCCAAGGATTAATGATGTCCCAGTGCAGTGGGTCCAGTTGCTTAATGGTTTCGACCAGCAAG ATCTTTATGGGTGGCCTTTGCCAACTCCGTTGAAGGTTCAGATGCAGAAGTGTGACAAGTGTTCCCGGGAATTCTGCTCTCCTATTAACTACCGCAGGCATATACGTGTGCACAGACGATCGAATGTTGATAag GAATCTCACAAGAACAGGGATTCATTAGGAGCATTCTGGGACAAG GTCTCCTTGGATGAGGCTAAAAAAATTCTATCATTTGAGGATGTGATCCTAGAG GGAGTTCCTGGCTCCTCAATAATAAAAGCATTGGCATCATTTGTTCGCGCACCTGGGTTCTGTGCTCTTCCGCAAGTTTATGTGAAGGCTGGTTATGTACTCTTG GATGTAATAGAAGCTTCACCTTCCAGGCTCCCGATATCCTCCCAGGAATTTTTTACTGTCCTTGACGATGCAAGTGAAAGCACATTCTTATGTGGCTCTGCAGGGTCATTGCAAAAGTTTATCTTTGATGGGGATGCTGGGAAAGTTGGCCTTGAGATGAAGAACCTGGTTGCTTGCACCAGCTTTCTTGTTGAACAAAACCTG GTTAAAGCATGGATTGCTGACAAAGATGCTGAAGCCTTAAGGTGCCAAAAGTTACTTGTGGAGGAAGAAGAAGCTGCCCAGAGAAG GCAAGCTGAGCTGTTGGAAAGGAAACGACTAAAAAAACTTCGGCAGAAGGAACAGAAAACAAAAGGACGTTCCAACAAGGAGACAAATAAATTAGCGGATGCTGCCGTTATAGTTGAGAATGTGCCAGATGCTGAAATAACTTGTCCACCCCAATCTGCAGGTGAGTTGCATGCTATAGAAGATCATAATGCCTCAGTTTTTGAGGCCGTCCACGTCTTCAACAATGAAGTAAAGGATATCGATGTCGAAGATGGATACACCAGTGAAGTCTTGGATATTGGCAGAGCTAAGAATGTTGAGTTGCCAAGAAGTGAGGGTAACAATCCTGATGTAGTGAAACCAGAAATTGTGCAAAAGAATGAAGTAAAGGATTTCGATGTAGTTAAACCAGATACTGTGCAAAAGAATGAACTAAAGGATCTCGATGTCGAAGATGGATACACCAATGAACTCTTGGATATTTTCGGAGCTAAGAATGTTGAATTGCAGGGAAGTGAGGGTAACGATCCTGATGTAGTGAAACCAGATCCAATGCAAAAGTATTTTCCCCCAAGGGACCCTCAAGTTGATAGCAGTGAAATTGGCACTAGAAAAGGTACAGTAGAAAATGGTCGGGAGTGTGTTAAAGCTATGTTGCATGTAGGGGAAATAAGTCAAACAGATTGCACAAGTTGTGAGGTGATGATTGGTTCTATACCCGTGATTGTGGGAGCGGGTACAATGCCAGGCAAATGCTCTACTGGATCATCTGAAGTTGATAACAATAGAAAACAGAATGAATTCTTACGGCCACCAAAATTGACACTCTCCAGTCATTCTGCAAGAGCTTTTCTTACCCAGA GATGGAAGGAGGCTATCTCCGGGGACCATGAGACCTTGGTCCTCTCCCAAGAACCTGAACATCAAGGACAGTGTGATGCCACAAATGATGATAGCGAGGGGCGTAGCATTCTTGAAAGCGAGGAAACCCGTTTTGGTACTATGGAAGCACACGACAGACGTGTGAGTGACAAGCCTAGTAGAAAACCCAAAAAGGGTTACCTAATAAAAGTACAATATTAA